ACGTTTTACCTTCTCCATTAACCATTGCTGTTTCAAAACAATGCGCGCTCGTACTTGCTTGCGAATAAGGTAAAAAGCCAAGGCCAGAACCAATAACAAAAGAAAGAATGCTTTATACGTAAACCAAAAAGGAGGGAGTATTTCAATATGATACGAAGCGGCATCACTCCATACCCCATGACTATTCATTGCTTTTACTTTGAATACATAGTCTCCAGAAAATAAATTTGTGTATTGTACGGTTCTTTGGCGAACATCTACGGTATTCCAATTTTCATCAAAACCTTCTAAAATATAACTATACCTGTTCTGCCTTCCGTTTACATAAGATGGACTTGAAAATGTTAAGGAAAAGTTTTTGTTCGCATTTTGAAGTTCTAGGCTCTTACTTAGGTTTATATCCGTTTTAAGAATTTCCTGACCGTTAATCACAGAACCTATTTCTACTGCCTTATTCTGTACTCTAATATTTGTAATGACGGGTTCTGGAGCATATTCATTTACTGAGAGATCTTTTGGTGAGAATGTTATTATTCCTTCCTTACCACCAAGAAACATATGGGTTTCATCTGCATAGTAAAACCCTCTAGTACTAAATATATCTAAGCGATTTCCACTTTCTGTATGATATAATTTCAATTCTTTTGAAGCCGTATCATATTTCCCTAAATTATTATTATTCATGTTCAACCAAAGGAATCCATTCTTTTTAGATACTAAATTTGTAATCCAACGGTTGGACAATCCGTCTATATCATTTATGGGTAAAAAATTATCGAGTTTAGCGTCATAATAACAAAGCCCTTTACGTGTAGCCGCCCAAATTTTACCATTTTCATCAATAGCAATATCACTGACATTATTATGGGGTAACCCTATATCTAAATGAGATGTAGCTTCATAAGCTTTTACTTGTGCAGTCTGGCTGTCATAGGAATAAGTTCCCATTTGTGTCGCGAACCAAATCTCACCACCCTTACTTACTTTTACGGTATTAATATCTAGAGATGGTAACAAATTACCATAAGAATCATCAACCTTTTGTGTTTTTAAATTTAAAACAACCGCTCCCTCACCATGAGAAGCTATAACCATTTTATCACCATTCAAAGGTTCAAAAGCTAAGACAGGTGCATGCTTAAAACCTACATCAACTACTTTATCCGTTTTACTTAGATAATCATATATCAATACTTCTCCATTCCAAAGACCGCAATAGAATATTTTCCCGTCTATGGAATACATACTTGCAATATCTTTCTTTGTATCATACAGAGGTTTGTAATTTTTCCCTTTGGAAATAAATAACCCATTGTGACGTGTAGCTACAATTATATTGCCGTCAAACGTTTTTGAAAAGTCTCTTACACGTGGTACTTGATTATCTATAAACCTACTGATGGACCTATTGTATTTAAACTGGTTTTCAAAAGGGTCGTACTTATCCAAGCCTTCTTCCGTACCTACCCAGAGTACACCAGAATTATCAAAATAAAGAGCGGAAACCAAATTATCTACCAAGGAATCATCATCGGACAATTCAGAAAAGTACCAATGATATTTTTGTTTTGATACATCTTCCAACTCATCAACCTGTAAAATACCTCCTAAGGTTCCTAGCCAATATTTACCGTCTTGTGCTCTTGCAATAGATATAAAATAAGGCCCTAATTTGTCCCTGGTCTCAGGATTATCAATCAATAAATTTTCAAAACGGTCTTCTGTTATATTCAGTTTATACAAGCCATTTCTGCTTCCCACAAAAAGATTAGACTTATGGTCTTGGAATATAAAATTCACATACGGATTAGGCTCTTTTGAATTTATGGGGGATAATGCATACTGTTTGATTTGAACAATTGACCCTAAGTTATCCAAAGAGATTCTAGCTATAGCAACATCACCATAACTACCTACCCATAAGCGACCTTTAGAATCTTCAAAAATTTCTTTGACATAAGAAAAACCATCCAATGGTACTTTACTAAAACTTTGCTTTTGCGGATTGTAGATAAATAAACCTTGATCTTTGGTTCCTACCCAAACTCGTTTAAATGAATCTATATGAACAGACCTAATTTCATTATCCTGTAATGAGCCTGTATTATTGACATCTGGCAAAAAGACCTTGAATGTATAGGTGTTTAAATCAAGAAGAGAAAGCCCGTTACGTGTTCCGATCCAAAGCTGGTTAGCTTCTTTATCAAATTCCAAGGCGGTAATATCATCATTAGGAATTGTATTTACAGATGGAGAAGCACTTGTGTACGATTTAAACTCATAACCATCAAAACGGTTAAGACCCGAAAACGTACCAAACCAAAGAAAGCCATCATTATCTTGAACAATATGCCTTACCGAATTATGTGAGATGCCACTAGCATCATTATAATGTTCAAATTTTAGGGATTGACCACACAGACCCCACAAAGAGAAAATCAACCAAAAAACAGATGTTAATCTATAGTTCATAAGGCGTGTTGTAACTACAATTTAGAATTTTAAAGAACAACACCCAATACTTAGGCACTTATTCTACTTGGTCGCGATTATTCTTAAATTTATAACGGAAGGTAGCCCCGTTCATCAAAGCCGAATGGCGTACCGAATTTTTTAGATATGGAGACCCGTTCAACTGAAGGGTTTCAGCTTCAAACTTACTTGTTAATATTCTAGGTGCTTCAATTACAAGCTCTTTTCCATTTTGTAATGAGATTGTTATTTTATCAAAACTAGGACTCCCCAATTCATATACAGGATCTGTCTCAGTACCTCCATTCATTTGAAACAGACCTATCTTCATTAATACCGCCAAGCTACCCATTAGACCTTGATCTTCATCGCCATTATAACCAGTGGCAGGAGACAAGCCTCCAAAAACTTTATCGGCTACTTTTCGTGACCAATATTGTGTGAGGTCTGGCCGGTCTAACTTATTGAACACAAAAGCTGTTTGAATAGACGGTTGATTACCATAGTTTATAGGGATGTTACGATACTCGGGGTGCAACTCTTGAGAATGCGAATTACCAGCTGTAAAGCCCAGTTTTTCAGCGGTTTTAAACTGTTCATTCAATTTTTCAACTGCTGAGTCCTTCCCTCCCATTAACTCCGCTAAACCTTCAATATCGTGAGGTACGAACCATGTTGATTGTGCCCCATTAGATTCTATAAAACCGTTTTCATGTTCATAAGGGCTATAATTTTCTCGCCATTTACCCTCTATATTTTTAGGCCGCATCCAACTTACTGAACTATCAAAAACATTCTCATAATTTTTAGAACGCTTCATGAAATAATCATAATCTTTAATATACCCTAATTTCTTCGCTAATTGCGCTAACGTCCAATCTTGATACGCATATTCCATAGTCATACTGGCACCATCTTGATGGCCACCAAATCTACCCTCAGGAATAGGGTGTGGCACATACCCGTTTTGTATATAGTATTTAAGACCACCACCAATTGTTGTAGTGTGTTCGTAACCCGCTTTGCCCATAATACCTTCTAGCATATGGTTCTTTTTTAGCGCCTCATAAATATGCTCTAAATTTTCAGTGATAACCCCCTTTTGAATTGCACTTACAATAAAAGGCGTAGCTGATGCTCCTGTCATAACATAGGTATAATTCCCACCTGATGGGCCACGTGGCACCATTCCACCATCATCATAATATTGCATAAGAGAATGCACAAACTCTTCCATAATATCTGGATAGACCAATCCCCATAGCGTATTCAACGTCCACTGGGCTCCCCAAAACGAATCTGAATTGTAATGGTTAAATTTTGGCTTTCCGGTTTCATCTAACGGTAATTGACCTATTCTAAAAGCTTTTCCGGTATTGTCAGGATAGGCTCCATTGGCATCACTAATAATTCTGCGTCCCTGCAACCCATGCCATAAATCCGTATAGAATCTTCTTCTTGCAAGTTCTGTATTACCTTCTATTTTTATTCTACCAAGCAAATCGTTCCATTCTGCTCTTGAATCTCCTACTACCTTATCAAAATCCCAATGATCGAGTTCTGCATTTATATTATTTCTGGCATTTTCATTTGATGTATAGGATATTCCTGCTTTCATCAAAACCTGAGAATCTGAATCTTTTAAAACAACTAAATAATTCCCAGTGGTATCATCACGCTCTATAGAATCTATTTCTGTATTTAAATCGATACTAAAGAACAGCTTTACAGGTTTTGGTCTTCTTCCTGTTTTGGTTATAGTTAGTTGTCCTTTTAATGATTTGTTATTTATTTGTTCAAGTAAACCATCTGTATTTTCATTGGGACCCAACATTCCGTTTAGATTAAAAAGTATAGCTCTTTTTTTTCCTTTATTTGGATAGGAGTATTTATGAAACCCCACACGTTTAGTACTGGTTAGGTCTACATCTATATCATATTTTTCAAGTTCTAAATAATGATGTCCCGGTGATACCTTTTCTGTATCATGACTGAATTTTGATTTAAAGTCTGTAAATATTGATTGCTCATCAGAATTCTCTATTGTCAACGGCATAATCGATAATCCAGAAAGTTGCCAAGCGTGAATATGGCTGAATCCTTGAACGGTATCAACCTTGTGTCTATACCCACTACCCCAAGCACCATCAACCTCCGTATCTGGACTAAGATTAACCATGCCAAAAGGCCTACTGGCCGATGAAAAGAAAAACCATCTGGAATTTTCTGTATCTAATTGAGGGTAAACCAAATCTACAGGTTCTATGACCTTAGCGTTAGTTTTTGTCTCTACTTTTGACTCACATGATGAGAGCACAATGGTTAATATGATATAGATTCCGTAGAAAGGAACTTTTGAAAATAAATTCATATAATACACTTCTTTAACTTTTTGTATTGAGGTTTGATTCTATCTTATCCAACATTTCAAAAGTTGGAAACCCATTATTTGGCCTTCTAATTTCAGGATTGTACCAATTATTCCATTTTAGTGCCTTGTCTCCACTTTTTCTATTTATATAAATTACTTCCAATTGAGCTCTAGCCTCTGGTAGCATTTTATTCATATCTCTACGAAACTTCTCTTCTGAAGTATTTTCATATTGCTTTTTCAAAATTGCCATCTTATGTAATGTTCGTTCAAACCGAATTAAATCTTGATACAGAACCACTGGCAAATAGATGTAATCATGATAGAAGGTTTTATTTGATGTAGCCTTCTGAAGTCCTTTCTTTGCTTCTTCAACCGATAAAGCAATTAATTCCTCAACTCTATTAACATGTTCAAGGTCATTCTCTACCCTCGTATAATCATGGGGTACGGGAGATTTTCCCGGTCGTTTTATTGGACTGTTTGATAAATAAGAAATGGCCTCCTTAATTTCCCAAAGATGCTGTACATAACCAATTCGTTCTTTTTGTGCTTGGTGTAAAACTTTCATTGAAGACACTGCATATTTGGCACTAGCTTCGTTAAAATAACGCTCTGCCCAGTCTTTGTAGAACGATTGGGCGTAAAAAGTATCAGGATTATTACACACTTTTGAATAAGCCTCTATATTAAGTAAAAATGGTCTAAAATTTTGTCCGTTTACTAAACAAAACTTGTCGGCATCATACGTACTGAACATTTCTTTCATTACAGATTCCACTTTTTCCGGGTAAGGATTATGTACCGTATGATTTAACCAATACCCAGCATGCATATAGGTTCCAAAATTGTAATTGTCAGTTGTGTTGGGCAAATGTTCAAAATCTCCAAAACCATGATCGGACCATGCCACTATCCAATCTTTAGGAGGTCTGAAACCGTCGTTCCACATTTCCATTCCATCGGAATAGCAAACTAATACTTTGGCCGCTTCTGGTTTGTATTCATCTACTAAATCTCCAAAAGCTTTATAAACTTTATTAAAAACCTCTATTTTCTCCTCGCCACAACTACTTTCATACTCCCAGTCCCATACTTGATGACGTGGTCGTAATATAAAAATATCAGTTTTACGCAAAGGTGTTTTCTCTAGGTAATAACGCCATGCCGTTATCCAGTCTTCTTTATAATCTTGCCAACAAGTAGCTTTATCAGCAGACATGGGGTGTATTTGATAGCCAAGTGCAAAATCTATAGCTACTTTCATGCCTTTACTTTGAGCGTAGTCTATCATTTTTTCAACATAGGCTACATCTACTTGGTAATCTGTTAAATCTTTATATTCAGGACGAATAAAAAATTCCGGACGACCCAGCATATCAAAAATTTGAATCGCATTATATCGTAATCGTACCAATGAGTTAATCATTTCCGTATAACTCTCCCAGTCATATTCTAGAAGGTTTCCTCGGTAATTTGCCAACTCATCTACATCATTTTCAAAATAACAAAGCAATGGTACTTTTGGCGGAGCGATACGCCTATTCTCAAAAGCGAAGAGGTCTTTAAGTTCTTTCTTTACTACTTCCTTTCCTGTCCAATACTGGACAGGGTCAACACCCAATATGTCATTTGAAAAATCATAAATTGAATACTGAAGTCCTTGTACATCTGAACCCGCTATTACAATTATCTTTCTATTATTCCCTAAAATTGTTTTAGCCCAAATACCACCTCTAGGACCAGGATTTGTAGCCGTAATTTCTATTTTATGTGATTTATTTAAAGACGCTATTAGCGCGTTTGACTCTGGCGTTCCCAAAACTATAACTGTTCCTTTTCTAGGAACTTCTTTAATATCAGAAACTACCTCTACCTTTATGGATAAGGCCTTCTTAATATCAGTTTGAAAATCTTCAACAGCATTCAACTCGGTTTTGTTTGCTTGTTTCCCTACTACAAGATAGCAAGTGCTTTCTGGTTTATTGGAAAAGGAATAAAACAAGAACAAGCCAAAAAGGGGAAGTAACAAAAGAACCCAGTTAAAACTTATTTTCTTAATCATTATACGTATCTACTTGGTTTATAACCTCAAACTCATTTAAAAATATGGACGGGAATACCACTCCCGTCCATATTCAACTAACTCAAATTAACTAAACTCAATTATTTTAGTATCCTGGGTTCTGGGTTAAAGAACCATCTGAAAGTTCCAACT
This genomic interval from Zobellia roscoffensis contains the following:
- a CDS encoding two-component regulator propeller domain-containing protein, with product MNYRLTSVFWLIFSLWGLCGQSLKFEHYNDASGISHNSVRHIVQDNDGFLWFGTFSGLNRFDGYEFKSYTSASPSVNTIPNDDITALEFDKEANQLWIGTRNGLSLLDLNTYTFKVFLPDVNNTGSLQDNEIRSVHIDSFKRVWVGTKDQGLFIYNPQKQSFSKVPLDGFSYVKEIFEDSKGRLWVGSYGDVAIARISLDNLGSIVQIKQYALSPINSKEPNPYVNFIFQDHKSNLFVGSRNGLYKLNITEDRFENLLIDNPETRDKLGPYFISIARAQDGKYWLGTLGGILQVDELEDVSKQKYHWYFSELSDDDSLVDNLVSALYFDNSGVLWVGTEEGLDKYDPFENQFKYNRSISRFIDNQVPRVRDFSKTFDGNIIVATRHNGLFISKGKNYKPLYDTKKDIASMYSIDGKIFYCGLWNGEVLIYDYLSKTDKVVDVGFKHAPVLAFEPLNGDKMVIASHGEGAVVLNLKTQKVDDSYGNLLPSLDINTVKVSKGGEIWFATQMGTYSYDSQTAQVKAYEATSHLDIGLPHNNVSDIAIDENGKIWAATRKGLCYYDAKLDNFLPINDIDGLSNRWITNLVSKKNGFLWLNMNNNNLGKYDTASKELKLYHTESGNRLDIFSTRGFYYADETHMFLGGKEGIITFSPKDLSVNEYAPEPVITNIRVQNKAVEIGSVINGQEILKTDINLSKSLELQNANKNFSLTFSSPSYVNGRQNRYSYILEGFDENWNTVDVRQRTVQYTNLFSGDYVFKVKAMNSHGVWSDAASYHIEILPPFWFTYKAFFLLLLVLALAFYLIRKQVRARIVLKQQWLMEKVKRERDEKLNNEKLRFFTNISHELRTPLTLILGPAKQLIKDGKDSGNYFQQSRYNLIHQNANRLLNLVNQVLDFRRAQSGELRLKVTNTDILLYTKNTFRSFEELADDKKINFNLIFENEEIKGYIDRDKYDKMLYNLLSNALKFTHNYGHVDLFIEVKEEEGSAFLVVEVSDDGIGIPKESQKKIFSRFYQASNSTSLNTGSGIGLSLVKALIDLHKGEVTVESELNKGSVFTLKLPIGREAYGDDEVFDYEKNPVVEESPQLITAKKIIQSTHLKERILIIEDNAELRNYLVDYLSDYYKVFEAENGEKGLEVCLNVKPAICIADVMMPVKTGLEFCEALKNDAEISHIPVILLTALSDNDDKIKGYSSGADGYLVKPFDPSLLKTRIENIINSRKELKSRFSEEIESQVNTLTHSPIDQSFMENLTNLIHENMDNSELNTSLLCKSLGMSSSKLYRKVKELTDLAPNEFIRTIRLKKSAELLRTKKYNVSEVTTLIGFSDPLYFSRCFKKQFGYPPSQLIK
- a CDS encoding GH92 family glycosyl hydrolase — translated: MNLFSKVPFYGIYIILTIVLSSCESKVETKTNAKVIEPVDLVYPQLDTENSRWFFFSSASRPFGMVNLSPDTEVDGAWGSGYRHKVDTVQGFSHIHAWQLSGLSIMPLTIENSDEQSIFTDFKSKFSHDTEKVSPGHHYLELEKYDIDVDLTSTKRVGFHKYSYPNKGKKRAILFNLNGMLGPNENTDGLLEQINNKSLKGQLTITKTGRRPKPVKLFFSIDLNTEIDSIERDDTTGNYLVVLKDSDSQVLMKAGISYTSNENARNNINAELDHWDFDKVVGDSRAEWNDLLGRIKIEGNTELARRRFYTDLWHGLQGRRIISDANGAYPDNTGKAFRIGQLPLDETGKPKFNHYNSDSFWGAQWTLNTLWGLVYPDIMEEFVHSLMQYYDDGGMVPRGPSGGNYTYVMTGASATPFIVSAIQKGVITENLEHIYEALKKNHMLEGIMGKAGYEHTTTIGGGLKYYIQNGYVPHPIPEGRFGGHQDGASMTMEYAYQDWTLAQLAKKLGYIKDYDYFMKRSKNYENVFDSSVSWMRPKNIEGKWRENYSPYEHENGFIESNGAQSTWFVPHDIEGLAELMGGKDSAVEKLNEQFKTAEKLGFTAGNSHSQELHPEYRNIPINYGNQPSIQTAFVFNKLDRPDLTQYWSRKVADKVFGGLSPATGYNGDEDQGLMGSLAVLMKIGLFQMNGGTETDPVYELGSPSFDKITISLQNGKELVIEAPRILTSKFEAETLQLNGSPYLKNSVRHSALMNGATFRYKFKNNRDQVE
- a CDS encoding glycosyl hydrolase 115 family protein, producing the protein MIKKISFNWVLLLLPLFGLFLFYSFSNKPESTCYLVVGKQANKTELNAVEDFQTDIKKALSIKVEVVSDIKEVPRKGTVIVLGTPESNALIASLNKSHKIEITATNPGPRGGIWAKTILGNNRKIIVIAGSDVQGLQYSIYDFSNDILGVDPVQYWTGKEVVKKELKDLFAFENRRIAPPKVPLLCYFENDVDELANYRGNLLEYDWESYTEMINSLVRLRYNAIQIFDMLGRPEFFIRPEYKDLTDYQVDVAYVEKMIDYAQSKGMKVAIDFALGYQIHPMSADKATCWQDYKEDWITAWRYYLEKTPLRKTDIFILRPRHQVWDWEYESSCGEEKIEVFNKVYKAFGDLVDEYKPEAAKVLVCYSDGMEMWNDGFRPPKDWIVAWSDHGFGDFEHLPNTTDNYNFGTYMHAGYWLNHTVHNPYPEKVESVMKEMFSTYDADKFCLVNGQNFRPFLLNIEAYSKVCNNPDTFYAQSFYKDWAERYFNEASAKYAVSSMKVLHQAQKERIGYVQHLWEIKEAISYLSNSPIKRPGKSPVPHDYTRVENDLEHVNRVEELIALSVEEAKKGLQKATSNKTFYHDYIYLPVVLYQDLIRFERTLHKMAILKKQYENTSEEKFRRDMNKMLPEARAQLEVIYINRKSGDKALKWNNWYNPEIRRPNNGFPTFEMLDKIESNLNTKS